The proteins below come from a single Sorghum bicolor cultivar BTx623 chromosome 4, Sorghum_bicolor_NCBIv3, whole genome shotgun sequence genomic window:
- the LOC8069948 gene encoding uncharacterized protein LOC8069948, with protein MRPAGPPTKPAAGAVAVQASSRRSSRRPGAAVLRMLRAPAVVALAAALAVSSSPGPGPGPASEPLCNLPPTLSGEDGGGRQGEANRIRHPKSDRAARCTSKCVSTCVLGGYGAPGVAGPFNIRRPLVVFKDTFRSRQYCLVECSDICNLLKDGEDDQ; from the exons ATGCGGCCGGCGGGGCCGCCAACGAAGCCGGCCGCCGGCGCCGTGGCGGTCCAGGCCAGCAGCAGGCGTAGTAGCAGGAGGCCCGGCGCCGCCGTGCTGAGGATGCTGCGGGCGCCGGCGGTGGTggcgctggcggcggcgctcgcgGTGTCGTCGTCGCCGGGGCCAGGGCCAGGGCCGGCGTCGGAGCCGCTGTGCAACCTCCCGCCGACGCTGTCCGGCGAGGACGGCGGCGGGCGGCAGGGCGAGGCGAACAGGATCCGGCACCCCAAGTCGGACCGCGCGGCGCGGTGCACGTCCAAGTGCGTCAGCACCTGCGTCCTCGGCGGCTACGGCGCGCCGGGCGTCGCCGGGCCCTTCAACATCCGGAG ACCATTGGTGGTGTTCAAGGACACCTTCCGAAGCCGGCAGTACTG CTTGGTGGAGTGCTCGGACATCTGCAATCTACTCAAAGACGGCGAAGATGACCAGTGA
- the LOC8062818 gene encoding benzoate O-methyltransferase — MADGEGEWSYSKNSRRPEIYFRETKPVVENAIKEVYTTLLPKTMIIGDLACAAGPNTLLFMSSVISTIVEHCKSSRDDSVELQFFLNDLPGNDFNELFRLIEKFRRPNITGERAHLPPFYYIQGLPESYYNRLFPRESVHIFHSSYGLHWRSQELEGLESWRKTYLNEDNIYITKTTTPFVVKQFQKLFYKDFSLFLKLRHEELVHGGQMVLIFNGRKDEDVYNGDLNKLFALVAIALKSLVLKGLVDKEKLQSFNLPVYGPSVGEVKELVMQSHLFNMNLIKQFETNWDPFDDSEGDDVEDNACSSMNIAKFIRPALKSLIVRHFGETIIDAWFTEFKSLVAEHLEKEKTKFTIIVMSLKKE, encoded by the exons ATGGCTGATGGGGAAGGAGAATGGAGCTACTCCAAGAATTCTAGGCGTCCA GAAATATATTTTCGTGAGACCAAGCCAGTGGTTGAGAAtgccataaaagaagtgtacacAACTCTTCTCCCCAAAACTATGATCATTGGCGACCTAGCATGCGCTGCGGGGCCAAACACATTGCTCTTCATGTCCAGTGTTATAAGCACCATTGTTGAACACTGTAAATCTAGTAGGGATGATTCCGTGGAACTTCAATTCTTCTTGAATGACCTTCCCGGCAACGACTTTAACGAACTATTTCGGTTAATTGAGAAGTTCAGAAGGCCAAATATAACGGGTGAAAGGGCACATCTACCACCTTTTTATTATATTCAAGGGTTACCAGAATCCTATTATAACAGGCTTTTTCCCCGTGAAAGTGTCCACATATTCCACTCTTCATACGGTCTTCATTGGCGCTCCCAG GAACTTGAGGGACTAGAGTCGTGGAGAAAAACTTATCTAAATGAAGACAACATTTACATTACAAAGACCACAACACCTTTTGTGGTGAAACAATTCCAGAAGCTGTTCTATAAGGACTTCTCCCTCTTCCTAAAGTTGCGTCACGAAGAACTTGTGCATGGAGGGCAAATGGTTCTTATATTTAATGGGAGAAAGGATGAGGATGTATACAATGGTGATCTTAATAAACTTTTTGCATTGGTTGCAATAGCATTAAAGTCTCTTGTTTTGAAG GGCCTTGTGGACAAGGAAAAGCTACAATCTTTCAATCTACCAGTCTACGGGCCATCAGTTGGAGAAGTGAAAGAACTAGTCATGCAAAGCCATTTATTTAACATGAATCTAATCAAACAATTTGAGACGAACTGGGATCCTTTTGATGATTCAGAAGGTGATGATGTTGAAGATAATGCCTGCAGTAGCATGAACATTGCTAAGTTTATAAGACCTGCACTAAAGTCTTTAATTGTTCGCCATTTCGGAGAAACCATAATTGACGCATGGTTTACCGAGTTCAAGAGCCTTGTTGCTGAGCACCTTGAAAAGGAGAAGACCAAGTTCACCATCATCGTCATGTCCTTGAAGAAAGAATAA
- the LOC110434364 gene encoding benzoate O-methyltransferase-like — protein sequence MNTDFHMTEGEGEWSYSKNSRRQEIFFLETRPMIENAIKEVYTTLLPKTMIIADLGCSSGPNTMLFISSVINIIVEKCKSTGDDCMELQFFLNDLPGNDFNELFRSIEKFKRPNTTGEREHLPPLYYIMGLPESYYKRLFPRESVHLFHSSYCLHWRSQEPEGLEAWRKTYLNKNNIYITKTTTPFVVKQFQKLFYKDFSLFLQLRHEELVHGGQMVLIFLGRKNEDVYNGDLNQLFALVARSLQSLVLKGIVEKEKLESFNLPIYGPSVGEVKELVMQSHLFNMDLIKQFEMNWDPFDDLEGDDVEDNTRSSMNIAKFIMSVLKYLIVHHFGETILDAWFAEFKCLVGEHLEKEKTKFTVIAMSLKKE from the exons ATGAATACAGATTTTCATATGACTGAAGGGGAAGGAGAATGGAGCTACTCCAAAAATTCTAGGCGTCAA GAAATTTTTTTTCTTGAGACGAGGCCAATGATTGAGAAtgccataaaagaagtgtacacAACTCTTCTCCCCAAAACTATGATCATTGCTGACCTAGGATGCTCTTCAGGGCCAAACACAATGCTCTTCATATCTAGTGTCATAAACATCATTGTTGAAAAATGTAAATCTACTGGAGATGATTGCATGGAACTTCAATTCTTCTTGAATGACCTTCCCGGTAATGACTTTAATGAACTATTTCGGTCAATTGAGAAGTTCAAAAGGCCAAATACAACAGGTGAAAGGGAACATCTACCAcctttatattatattatgggGTTACCAGAATCCTATTACAAAAGGCTTTTTCCTCGTGaaagtgtccatctattccactCTTCATACTGCCTTCACTGGCGCTCCCAG GAACCTGAGGGACTAGAGGCATGGAGAAAAACTTATCTAAATAAAAACAACATTTACATTACGAAGACCAcaacaccttttgtggtcaaaCAATTCCAAAAGTTGTTCTACAAGGACTTCTCCCTCTTCCTACAGCTGCGTCATGAAGAACTTGTGCATGGAGGGCAAATGGTCCTTATATTTCTTGGGAGGAAGAATGAGGATGTATATAATGGTGATCTCAATCAACTTTTTGCATTGGTTGCAAGATCGTTACAGTCTCTTGTTTTGAAG GGCATTGTGGAGAAGGAAAAGCTAGAATCTTTCAATCTACCAATCTATGGGCCGTCGGTTGGAGAAGTGAAGGAACTAGTCATGCAAAGTCATTTATTCAACATGGATCTAATTAAACAATTTGAGATGAACTGGGACCCTTTTGATGATTTAGaaggtgatgatgttgaggataATACCCGCAGTAGCATGAATATTGCTAAGTTCATCATGTCCGTACTAAAATATTTAATTGTTCACCATTTTGGAGAAACCATACTCGATGCATGGTTTGCCGAGTTCAAGTGCCTCGTTGGTGAGCACCTTGAAAAGGAGAAGACCAAGTTCACCGTCATCGCCATGTCCTTGAAGAAAGAATAA
- the LOC8062819 gene encoding uncharacterized protein LOC8062819 yields the protein MAAATASTAGEGGVGGDNSAGALLRIFVGGLAESVGAADLEALFASAGRVAGVEFVRTNGRSFAYVDFHCPNDKALAKLFSTYNGCKWKGGKLRLEKAKEHYLTRLKREWEEDAAAAASKEAALKDNAENQKPKLEKAALEGMKINIYFPKLRKMKALPLKGTGKHKYSFRHIEVPSYPIHFCDCEEHCGPPEAANDEYASVLNAAAYEKERNIMNSVMNKLFEKENEHLDSCEVGKFDGHTDTIEPSNAVSDMQIEETGEGPKEDLDNLPMEETEESSDEDLDDDLVINIAPRKSNKSAVGANMEKQEVNKDSQLQKRPRIEEPSLPKKRQKSEASSEPIKRNGEHVSDTRTTGKTLPLKSEASQNEQKTLGLKGKGTYEFSSALPKDKSFTGSQGIMALASSSTKNESAQNIGSTEPRKGYSWTQKSAWRDLVGGMGSTSFSISQVLPNNNPAPALHLNVTESERSSKSLEATTQLSSEQRLPSSMGMLSTGTTDESTDHAIGGEPKESNKPQKVRVVPKITISEVCPFMRNTESQKQWSKAKKVITGFTKKRNESSAGKGKPSNKQ from the exons atggcggcggcgacggcttcGACGGCCGGGGAGGGAGGAGTAGGAGGAGACAACAGCGCGGGTGCCCTGTTGCGCATCTTCGTGGGCGGGCTTGCGGAGAGCGTGGGCGCGGCCGACCTAGAGGCCCTGTTCGCCTCCGCCGGGCGCGTTGCCGGCGTCGAGTTCGTGCGCACAAACGGACGCAGCTTCGCCTACGTCGACTTCCACTGCCCCAACGATAAGGCCCTCGCCAAGCTCTTCTCCACC TACAATGGGTGCAAATGGAAAGGAGGGAAGCTTAGGCTGGAGAAGGCCAAAGAGCACTACCTCACTCGCCTTAAACGAGAATGGGAGGAGGATGCGGCTGCAGCAGCGTCAAAGGAAGCTGCGCTGAAAGATAATGCAGAGAACCAGAAGCCGAAACTAGAAAAGGCTGCCTTGGAGGGCATGAAGATTAACATCTACTTCCCAAAGCTGAGGAAG ATGAAAGCTTTGCCACTGAAAGGCACAGGAAAGCATAAATACAGTTTCCGACATATTGAAGTTCCTTCTTATCCAATTCATTTTTGTGACTGTGAGGAGCACTGTGGACCTCCTGAGGCAGCTAATGATGAATATGCTTCTGTTCTTAATGCTGCTGCATATGAGAAGGAACGTAACATTATGAATtctgtgatgaacaagcttttTGAGAAGGAAAATGAACATCTTGATTCATGTGAAGTGGGGAAATTTGATGGTCATACTGATACCATTGAACCCTCCAATGCTGTGAGTGACATGCAAATTGAAGAAACGGGAGAGGGTCCAAAGGAGGATTTGGATAACCTGCCAATGGAAGAGACAGAAGAGTCTTCAGACGAAGATTTGGATGATGACCTTGTGATTAACATTGCTCCCCGCAAGTCCAATAAATCAGCAGTTGGAGCGAACATGGAAAAGCAGGAAGTGAATAAG GACTCACAGTTACAAAAGCGTCCAAGGATTGAAGAGCCTTCCTTGCCGAAAAAGAGGCAGAAATCTGAAGCCTCATCTGAACCTATAAAAAGGAATGGAGAACATGTTTCAGACACTAGAACCACAGGCAAGACTTTGCCTCTAAAATCAGAAGCCAGCCAAAATGAACAAAAAACTCTGggtttgaaaggaaaaggaacaTATGAGTTCTCTTCAGCACTCCCCAAAGATAAAAGCTTCACAGGTTCTCAAGGCATTATGGCTCTAGCAAGTTCTTCTACCAAAAATGAAAGTGCACAAAATATTGGTTCTACTGAACCTAGAAAAGGTTATTCATGGACTCAGAAATCAGCCTGGAGAGATCTTGTAGGTGGCATGGGGAGCACATCTTTCAGCATATCACAGGTGTTGCCGAACAACAATCCAGCACCAGCATTACATTTAAATGTTACTGAAAGTGAGAGATCTTCAAAATCCTTGGAAGCTACAACACAGCTCTCATCTGAGCAGAGGTTGCCGAGTTCCATGGGAATGCTGTCTACTGGTACTACAGATGAGTCAACAGACCATGCCATTGGTGGTGAACCTAAGGAGAGCAATAAGCCACAAAAAGTTCGGGTGGTCCCAAAGATCACCATTAGTGAAGTCTGCCCTTTCATGAGAAACACAGAGTCACAAAAGCAATGGTCAAAGGCAAAGAAAGTTATAACTGGGTTCACGAAGAAGAGAAACGAGAGCAGTGCCGGAAAGGGGAAGCCATCGAATAAGCAATAA
- the LOC8062820 gene encoding putative vacuolar cation/proton exchanger 4 isoform X2: MATDSADSQRLLLGRQTQADGADEFEDNNLAAPEPLSHNTGASFQRNPRSTNSGVFGSLKIVLLKSKLNLLIPCGFLAILMDYLSQNKAWVFPLSLLGIIPLAERLGFATEQLGLFTGRTAGGLLNATFGNATELVISIHALRSGKLRVVQQSLLGSILSNTLLVLGCAFFGGGLTCGKSEQIFRKEDAVLNSGLLLMAVMGLVSPAMLYYTHTEVNLGKSALALSRFSSCIMLFAYAAFIFFELSNSRRRDESSEGGGGDQGDDDCEYAFPEISKWEAIAWLAIFTAWISVFSDFLVEAIEGASKAWKIPVAFISTVLLPIVGNAAEHASAVMFAMKDKLDLSLGVAIGSSTQISMFVVFSLCKLVP, translated from the exons ATGGCGACGGACAGTGCCGATTCCCAGAGGCTCTTGCTTGGGCGTCAAACTCAG GCTGATGGAGCAGATGAGTTCGAGGACAACAATCTTGCTGCACCAGAACCTTTATCCCACAATACTGGAGCAAGTTTCCAAAGGAATCCAAGATCTACAAATTCGGGTGTATTCGGAAGCCTGAAGATTGTGCTGCTGAAATCTAAGCTCAATTTGCTTATACCATGTGGATTCTTGGCAATCCTGATGGATTATCTTAGCCAAAATAAG GCCTGGGTATTTCCTCTGAGCCTGTTGGGTATCATTCCTTTGGCTGAGCGACTGGGTTTTGCAACCGA GCAGCTAGGACTCTTCACTGGCCGAACAG CTGGGGGCCTCCTAAATGCTACATTTGGCAATGCCACCGAGCTGGTCATATCAATTCATGCACTCCGGAGCGGAAAGCTACGGGTGGTTCAGCAATCTCTGCTCGGATCAATCCTGTCAAACACGCTGCTGGTTCTTGGATGTGCGTTCTTTGGTGGGGGACTCACCTGCGGTAAATCCGAGCAGATTTTCAGAAAG GAAGATGCAGTGCTGAACTCTGGGCTGCTCTTGATGGCTGTGATGGGGCTGGTCTCTCCTGCTATGCTGTACTATACTCACACCGAGGTTAACTTGGGCAAGTCAGCACTGGCATTGTCAAGGTTCAGCAGCTGCATAATGCTTTTTGCTTATGCCGCTTTCATTTTCTTCGAGCTGTCGAACAGTCGCCGCCGAGACGAATCTAGTGAG GGAGGAGGTGGGGATCAAGGGGACGACGATTGCGAATACGCGTTTCCTGAAATTTCCAAGTGGGAAGCCATTGCTTGGCTTGCAATTTTTACTGCTTGGATCTCAGTTTTCTCTGACTTTTTAGTTGAAGCAATCGAG GGGGCTTCCAAGGCTTGGAAAATACCAGTTGCGTTCATCAGTACTGTTTTGCTTCCGATTGTAGGGAATGCTGCAGAACATGCTAGTGCTGTTATGTTTGCAATGAAAGACAAATTA GACCT